One stretch of Lacimicrobium alkaliphilum DNA includes these proteins:
- a CDS encoding MBL fold metallo-hydrolase, whose amino-acid sequence MPYRLSDLPDIHHVLISHNHYDHLDEYTVTALPDTVQYHVPLGVDNWFKQLDKRNYQTQSYDWWQQRETGELRITATPSQHWSARSLFDRRHTLWASWVVEIDGFKFWFGGDTGYNAVDFKQIGEQYGPFDLALIPIGAYSPRDFMREYHVNPEEAVTLHQELGSRKSIGMHWSTFQLSAEPLFEPAQRLQQAATEAGLGDDFITLQIGQSLHLAKPQP is encoded by the coding sequence ATGCCTTACAGACTATCAGATCTACCTGATATTCATCATGTGCTGATTTCCCATAATCATTATGATCATCTGGATGAATATACGGTAACGGCCTTACCGGATACGGTGCAGTATCATGTTCCACTGGGCGTCGATAACTGGTTTAAGCAACTGGATAAGCGCAACTATCAGACTCAAAGCTATGACTGGTGGCAACAGCGTGAGACAGGCGAGCTGCGCATTACCGCAACGCCTTCGCAGCACTGGTCGGCGCGTAGTCTGTTTGATCGCCGCCATACGCTGTGGGCAAGCTGGGTGGTGGAAATTGACGGATTTAAATTCTGGTTTGGCGGTGACACCGGATATAACGCCGTGGATTTTAAGCAAATCGGTGAACAGTATGGCCCCTTTGATCTGGCTTTAATCCCCATTGGGGCCTATTCGCCAAGGGATTTTATGCGTGAGTACCATGTTAATCCTGAAGAAGCGGTAACGCTGCATCAGGAACTGGGCAGCAGGAAAAGTATCGGTATGCACTGGTCTACCTTCCAGCTTAGTGCCGAGCCCTTATTTGAACCGGCGCAGCGACTGCAACAGGCGGCCACTGAAGCCGGGCTCGGCGACGACTTTATTACTCTTCAAATTGGACAGAGCCTTCATCTGGCAAAGCCACAACCCTGA
- a CDS encoding MBL fold metallo-hydrolase, which yields MLRLIFPVLLVSLLLPGCTVQSEGRVSEVVARAGEVYQNPHIEDPEKTVFAFAWTKYFGEVPFADQQSEAHRIAVADTLEDLTQAPEQPRVTWLGHSTFLISYNGINLLTDPIFSERASPLSFAGPETSCAYALQTIRST from the coding sequence ATGCTGAGATTGATCTTCCCAGTGCTCCTGGTCAGCTTATTGCTGCCCGGCTGTACCGTTCAGTCTGAAGGCCGGGTCAGTGAAGTGGTCGCCAGGGCAGGGGAGGTTTATCAGAACCCCCATATAGAAGATCCGGAAAAAACCGTATTTGCTTTCGCCTGGACCAAATATTTTGGTGAGGTACCCTTTGCCGATCAGCAAAGTGAGGCACACCGGATAGCGGTAGCCGATACGTTGGAGGATCTGACACAGGCCCCTGAACAACCCAGAGTCACCTGGTTGGGTCATTCCACTTTTCTGATCAGTTACAACGGCATAAACCTGCTGACCGACCCGATCTTTTCTGAGCGGGCTTCACCACTGAGCTTTGCGGGGCCCGAAACGTCTTGCGCCTATGCCTTACAGACTATCAGATCTACCTGA
- a CDS encoding tetratricopeptide repeat protein, whose translation MNVKLSRLQSIVMITLTFACQLSFANPAGCDIEQINGFDATKEHKPAYIEGVKANLIRCAESGHEMAVTGLMLSYFQGNPALNIEKDHNNLLKFLERIASEGNIFSQDMLVRFYTDDDFLKLTDVTEANARFKAYKWYYASLASNQESVRKFKKIKSLESKMNSKEISRAIAEAEAIYPKNFRKNGHGVYNHLGHKYFEGKVVEKDLKKAHEYSLKAANYGNEYAQYRLGKHYTQGTGYVDVDGPQGIRWYEKSAEQGNAYALFDLGKLYLTGSHVDQDIQKAIRYIEAAGEKGNSEAKVMLGEFYVNGTHVTKDAKRAFELFLSASNTHNSRAQYYLGHCFNYGIGVEKDSTTAYSWYMKSANAGNPDAQYSMAVARQNGVAEAGISQSLSEAVNWYTNASAQGHGKAQFNLGILYAQGGDGVEKNLYQAYKEILLSRVKHEYKEKTLASITQQMSQSELAKVGELLESLK comes from the coding sequence ATGAACGTAAAACTTTCCCGATTACAGAGCATTGTCATGATAACGCTGACGTTTGCCTGTCAGCTCAGCTTTGCCAACCCTGCTGGTTGTGATATTGAACAAATTAATGGTTTTGATGCAACCAAAGAGCACAAACCAGCTTATATAGAAGGGGTAAAGGCCAACCTTATTCGCTGTGCGGAATCGGGGCATGAAATGGCTGTTACCGGGCTTATGCTGAGTTATTTTCAGGGCAATCCAGCGCTAAATATTGAAAAAGACCATAACAACTTACTGAAATTCCTTGAGAGAATTGCTTCTGAAGGCAACATTTTTTCTCAGGATATGCTGGTTAGGTTTTACACAGATGATGATTTCCTCAAGCTAACAGACGTAACAGAGGCGAACGCCAGGTTTAAGGCCTATAAGTGGTATTACGCATCCTTAGCATCAAATCAGGAAAGTGTCCGAAAATTTAAAAAAATTAAATCCCTTGAAAGCAAAATGAACAGCAAGGAAATCTCTCGGGCAATTGCAGAAGCAGAAGCTATCTACCCAAAGAACTTCAGGAAAAATGGACATGGCGTTTACAACCATTTGGGCCATAAATATTTTGAGGGCAAAGTGGTCGAAAAGGATCTTAAAAAAGCACATGAATACTCTCTCAAAGCGGCAAATTACGGTAATGAATACGCCCAGTACAGGCTTGGAAAGCATTACACTCAGGGTACAGGTTATGTAGATGTGGATGGACCGCAAGGCATACGCTGGTATGAGAAATCCGCTGAGCAGGGGAATGCCTATGCGTTGTTTGATCTGGGAAAACTCTATTTGACGGGTTCCCATGTGGATCAGGATATACAAAAAGCCATTCGCTATATTGAAGCGGCCGGCGAAAAGGGTAACAGCGAGGCCAAGGTAATGCTGGGCGAGTTCTATGTTAATGGAACCCATGTTACCAAAGACGCCAAGCGGGCATTCGAATTATTTTTATCAGCTTCAAATACTCACAATAGCCGGGCCCAGTACTATCTGGGGCATTGTTTTAACTATGGAATCGGTGTCGAAAAAGACAGTACAACAGCTTATAGCTGGTATATGAAATCCGCCAACGCCGGGAATCCCGATGCCCAGTATTCAATGGCAGTGGCCAGGCAAAATGGCGTGGCTGAAGCGGGCATATCTCAATCCCTTTCCGAGGCGGTTAACTGGTATACCAACGCGTCTGCACAGGGGCATGGTAAGGCTCAGTTTAATCTCGGTATTCTTTACGCACAAGGTGGAGACGGGGTAGAGAAGAATCTGTATCAAGCCTACAAAGAAATATTACTGTCTCGTGTTAAGCATGAATACAAAGAAAAGACGCTGGCTTCTATCACCCAGCAAATGTCCCAATCGGAACTGGCAAAAGTTGGAGAGCTGCTGGAGTCTCTAAAGTAA
- the tmpT gene encoding thiopurine S-methyltransferase, producing MDSDFWHQKWERGDIGFHEQQVNPALVGNMESLNLIKGSRLFLPLCGKTQDIAWLLAQGYRVVGAELSKRAINELFQQLNVTPDITEAGELTRYSANNIDIWAGDIFNLGANSLGAVDAIYDRAALVALPEEMRQRYAIHLDAICHSVQQLLVTCEYNQQLHDGPPFSVSEQELQRLYGNQYQLNRLAQDDIAGGFKGKVAATISVWHLHR from the coding sequence ATGGATAGCGATTTTTGGCATCAAAAATGGGAACGGGGTGACATCGGCTTTCATGAGCAACAGGTCAACCCGGCATTAGTGGGGAACATGGAAAGCCTGAATCTGATAAAGGGCTCACGACTGTTTCTGCCTTTGTGTGGGAAAACACAGGATATAGCCTGGTTACTTGCACAGGGATATCGCGTTGTTGGTGCAGAGTTAAGTAAACGTGCGATAAACGAGCTATTTCAACAGCTGAATGTAACTCCCGATATTACTGAGGCAGGAGAACTGACGCGATACAGCGCCAATAACATAGATATCTGGGCCGGGGATATATTCAACCTCGGCGCCAATAGTCTTGGCGCTGTTGATGCTATTTATGACCGCGCGGCTTTGGTGGCATTACCTGAAGAAATGCGTCAACGCTATGCAATTCATCTTGATGCAATATGCCATAGCGTTCAACAGTTGCTGGTCACTTGTGAATACAATCAGCAATTACATGATGGCCCACCATTTTCGGTCAGTGAACAAGAACTGCAACGACTTTACGGCAACCAATATCAGTTGAATAGGCTGGCGCAAGATGACATTGCGGGCGGGTTCAAAGGCAAAGTCGCTGCGACAATCAGTGTTTGGCACTTACATCGGTAA
- a CDS encoding CBS domain-containing protein, which translates to MKVSKIMTTKVVTVGVDDNLGKVYQIFEKHRFHHLLVVSGKTLLGIVSDRDLLKHLSPRIGTPMANEHDQAAFKRKVSQIMSRELIVILDTESVLQAVRLFNRHRISCLPVVNAERQWVGILSWRDVFRQIEKVKGSPSLLVPEKPAKQQEVQLADPDKL; encoded by the coding sequence ATGAAAGTCAGCAAAATTATGACCACTAAGGTGGTGACGGTTGGCGTGGATGATAATCTGGGCAAGGTTTACCAGATTTTTGAAAAACACCGCTTTCATCATCTGCTGGTGGTCAGCGGTAAAACTTTGCTGGGCATCGTCTCTGATCGCGACCTGCTTAAGCACTTAAGCCCGAGAATCGGCACCCCCATGGCCAATGAACACGATCAGGCCGCCTTTAAACGCAAGGTATCGCAGATTATGAGCCGGGAACTTATCGTGATCCTGGATACTGAATCAGTGCTTCAGGCCGTACGTTTGTTTAACCGCCACCGCATCTCCTGTCTGCCGGTGGTCAATGCCGAGCGTCAGTGGGTGGGGATCTTAAGCTGGCGGGATGTGTTTCGTCAGATCGAAAAAGTAAAAGGTTCCCCGTCGCTACTGGTACCCGAAAAGCCAGCCAAACAGCAGGAAGTGCAACTGGCCGATCCGGATAAATTATAA
- a CDS encoding DUF2784 domain-containing protein has protein sequence MNQQQLYLLGADLLLGLHLAFVLFVVGGLLLIFIGKWQRWIWVRNRRFRFAHLLAIGFVVIQAWLGRICPLTQWEMMLREQAGQVTYSGAFIAHWMSELLYYQAPAWVFILIYSLFGLLVLLSWYWIKPHKKG, from the coding sequence ATGAACCAACAACAGCTTTATCTCCTTGGTGCAGATTTATTGCTTGGCCTGCATCTGGCCTTTGTGCTTTTTGTAGTAGGGGGCTTGCTGCTGATTTTTATCGGCAAGTGGCAGCGCTGGATCTGGGTAAGGAACCGACGCTTTCGCTTTGCCCATCTTCTGGCCATTGGCTTTGTGGTGATACAGGCCTGGCTTGGCAGAATCTGCCCGCTTACCCAATGGGAGATGATGCTGCGCGAACAGGCAGGGCAGGTCACCTACAGCGGCGCTTTTATTGCCCACTGGATGTCAGAGCTTTTGTATTATCAGGCACCGGCCTGGGTGTTTATACTTATCTACTCCCTTTTTGGTCTGTTGGTATTACTGAGTTGGTACTGGATAAAACCGCATAAAAAAGGATAA
- the rmuC gene encoding DNA recombination protein RmuC yields MNPELEVLHLAMAAGGLAVGGLISAWIMSSKAQAKTQALQTELDRLNQQHQQDQHSLHQAYASVDELNQKLDDTHQQQLQLQNELGQYRQQAQRIPELDQQSRQWQDKWQQASDELGRLRTELESQKARFEQEQKAAEDKLQLLKDAEQSLKQQFENLANKIFQQKTENFTSASKQSLDSLLTPLKDQIEGFKKQVTDQYVKEGQERASLKTEILSLKQLNIQITEEAAALTKALKGDNKQQGNWGEVVLERILSESGLREGHEYDTQGQYKDEQGKAYKPDVIVHLPGDKDVIIDAKMSLAAYERYFNEQDDEVRARCLNEHISSLRNHIKGLGNKDYQNLQGVKTLDYVLMFVPVEAAFLLAIDNAPDLIKLALDNNIMLVSPTNLLVALRTINNIWQYEYQNQNAKVIAEKAARLYDKFVGFVDDLEGLGNSLQTVQKKYDGAMNKLSEGRGNLVRRVEEFKSLGVQSSKKLSAKMLESQSPEEED; encoded by the coding sequence ATGAACCCTGAACTGGAAGTATTGCACCTGGCGATGGCCGCAGGTGGGCTGGCCGTCGGTGGCCTGATCAGCGCCTGGATTATGAGCAGTAAAGCGCAGGCTAAAACCCAGGCCTTACAAACTGAGCTGGACCGGCTGAATCAGCAACATCAGCAGGATCAGCACAGCCTGCATCAGGCCTATGCCAGTGTGGACGAGCTGAATCAAAAGCTGGATGATACGCATCAGCAGCAGCTGCAACTGCAAAACGAGCTGGGGCAATACCGCCAGCAGGCGCAGCGTATTCCGGAGCTGGATCAGCAGTCCCGCCAGTGGCAGGATAAGTGGCAGCAGGCCAGTGATGAGCTTGGCAGGCTGCGCACCGAACTGGAATCGCAAAAGGCCCGTTTTGAGCAGGAGCAGAAGGCCGCCGAAGACAAGCTGCAACTGCTTAAAGATGCCGAACAGAGCCTGAAACAGCAGTTTGAGAATCTGGCCAATAAGATTTTTCAGCAAAAGACCGAAAACTTTACCAGTGCCAGTAAGCAGAGCCTGGACAGTCTGCTGACGCCCTTAAAAGACCAGATTGAAGGCTTTAAAAAGCAGGTGACGGATCAGTATGTGAAAGAGGGGCAGGAACGTGCCTCGCTGAAAACCGAGATCTTAAGTCTGAAGCAACTGAATATTCAGATCACCGAGGAAGCCGCCGCCCTGACCAAAGCCCTTAAAGGCGACAACAAGCAACAGGGCAACTGGGGTGAGGTGGTACTGGAGCGGATCTTAAGCGAATCGGGGCTGCGCGAAGGCCACGAATACGACACTCAGGGCCAGTATAAAGATGAGCAGGGTAAGGCTTATAAGCCGGATGTGATTGTGCATCTGCCCGGGGACAAGGACGTGATTATCGACGCCAAGATGTCACTGGCGGCCTACGAGCGTTATTTTAATGAGCAGGATGACGAGGTTCGGGCCCGCTGTTTAAACGAGCATATCAGCTCGCTGCGCAATCATATCAAAGGGCTGGGTAACAAGGATTATCAGAACCTGCAGGGGGTAAAAACCCTCGACTATGTGCTGATGTTTGTGCCGGTGGAGGCCGCCTTTCTGCTGGCCATTGATAATGCCCCGGACCTTATTAAACTGGCGCTGGATAATAATATTATGCTGGTCAGCCCCACCAACCTGCTGGTGGCCCTGCGTACCATCAATAATATCTGGCAATACGAGTATCAGAATCAGAACGCCAAGGTGATCGCCGAAAAAGCCGCGCGTCTGTACGACAAATTTGTCGGCTTTGTGGACGATCTCGAAGGGTTGGGTAACAGCCTGCAAACAGTGCAAAAGAAATACGACGGCGCCATGAATAAGCTCAGTGAAGGGCGCGGTAATCTGGTACGCCGGGTGGAAGAGTTTAAGAGCCTGGGCGTGCAAAGCAGTAAAAAACTCAGTGCTAAAATGCTGGAGAGCCAGTCACCAGAAGAGGAAGACTGA
- a CDS encoding fumarate hydratase has protein sequence MTQIRQQDFIDSIEDALQFISYYHPLDYVKAVEQAYEKEQSQAAKDAMAQILINSRMSAEGKRPLCQDTGIVTCFVKIGMQVSWDKTDMTVQEMVDEGTRRAYLNPDNPLRASIVADPAGTRKNTKDNTPAVVHIDMVPGDKIEVMIAAKGGGSENKSKMVMLNPSDDIAEWVVKTLPTMGAGWCPPGMLGIGIGGTAEKAAVLAKESLMDPVDIQELMERGAQTTEEKLRLDIFKKVNDLGIGAQGLGGLTTVVDVKIKSLPTHAASKPVAMIPNCAATRHAHFTLDGSGPSELKAPKLEDWPKVTWEVGENTRRVNLDAVTKEDILDWKVGETVLLSGKMLTGRDAAHKRIQTMLDNGEGLPEGVDLTNRFIYYVGPVDAVGDEVVGPAGPTTATRMDKFTDMMLEKTGLIGMIGKAERGPATVDSIARHKAVYLMAVGGAAYLVSKAIKKSRVVAFEDLGMEAIYEFEVEDMPVTVAVDSTGANAHQTGPAIWKAKIEELEAELSR, from the coding sequence ATGACACAGATCCGTCAGCAGGATTTTATCGACAGCATCGAAGATGCATTGCAGTTTATCTCCTATTACCACCCCCTGGATTATGTCAAAGCCGTCGAACAGGCTTATGAAAAAGAGCAGAGCCAGGCCGCCAAAGATGCCATGGCACAGATTCTGATCAATTCACGGATGTCAGCTGAGGGCAAACGGCCTTTGTGTCAGGATACCGGTATTGTTACCTGCTTTGTGAAAATCGGTATGCAGGTCAGTTGGGATAAAACCGACATGACGGTACAGGAAATGGTGGATGAGGGTACCCGCAGGGCGTATCTGAACCCCGACAACCCATTGCGCGCCTCCATTGTGGCAGACCCCGCCGGTACGAGGAAAAACACCAAGGACAACACACCGGCAGTGGTTCATATCGATATGGTGCCCGGCGATAAAATTGAAGTGATGATTGCCGCCAAGGGCGGCGGCAGTGAAAACAAGTCCAAGATGGTGATGCTCAACCCCTCTGATGATATTGCCGAGTGGGTGGTAAAAACCCTGCCGACTATGGGGGCCGGTTGGTGCCCACCGGGTATGCTGGGAATAGGTATCGGCGGCACTGCTGAAAAAGCCGCAGTACTGGCCAAAGAGAGCCTGATGGATCCGGTGGATATTCAGGAACTGATGGAGCGCGGGGCTCAGACCACAGAAGAAAAACTGCGCCTGGATATTTTTAAGAAGGTTAACGATCTGGGTATTGGTGCCCAGGGCTTAGGGGGACTCACCACGGTGGTGGATGTCAAAATCAAATCCCTGCCCACCCATGCCGCTTCCAAGCCGGTGGCCATGATCCCCAATTGTGCGGCTACCCGCCACGCTCATTTTACCCTCGATGGCAGCGGCCCGTCTGAACTTAAAGCACCAAAGCTGGAAGACTGGCCCAAAGTCACCTGGGAAGTGGGCGAGAACACCCGCAGAGTAAATCTGGATGCGGTGACCAAAGAAGATATTCTCGACTGGAAAGTGGGTGAAACCGTGCTGTTGTCAGGCAAGATGCTGACCGGCCGCGATGCCGCCCACAAACGCATTCAGACCATGCTGGATAACGGTGAAGGCTTGCCTGAAGGCGTGGATCTGACCAACCGCTTTATATACTACGTCGGCCCGGTTGATGCGGTAGGTGATGAAGTGGTTGGCCCTGCAGGCCCCACCACCGCCACAAGGATGGATAAATTCACCGATATGATGCTGGAGAAAACCGGTCTTATCGGCATGATCGGTAAAGCCGAACGCGGCCCGGCCACCGTAGACAGTATTGCCAGACACAAAGCCGTGTACCTGATGGCAGTGGGCGGTGCGGCCTATCTGGTTTCCAAGGCAATCAAAAAATCCCGTGTGGTGGCCTTTGAAGATCTGGGTATGGAGGCGATTTACGAATTTGAAGTGGAAGATATGCCGGTAACGGTTGCCGTAGACAGCACCGGGGCCAATGCCCACCAAACCGGCCCGGCTATCTGGAAAGCCAAAATCGAAGAGCTGGAAGCTGAGCTAAGCCGCTAA
- the pabB gene encoding aminodeoxychorismate synthase component I produces the protein MNKTPLSPQLDLPRLFSHYSARPWAMLLDSAGTTHVNGEFDLMLAEPLAWVITKGEISEVHRHDQCISSDADPLQLVEQLIAEYFPQPEQATLSDFPFSCGAAGYFAYDLGRRFESLPVTAEADIQAPEMAVGIYSWAVVKSRQSGESWLLSHPDYPAPDATLLSQQASQAGSNNQAFSLTSPWQANMTEDEYCQKLRRIHEYLLAGDCYQVNLAQRFTAGYKGDEWQAYQKLREANQAPFSAFIRLENACVMSISPERFLSVQDGKVQTKPIKGTRPRSLDQKEDKALAEALATSEKDRAENLMIVDLLRNDISKHCQSGSVKVPQLFAIESFPAVHHLVSTVEGRLKSDSSPLDLLRGAFPGGSITGAPKIRAMEIIEELEPHRRSIYCGSIGYLSADGRMDTSICIRTLLCENHQLHCWAGGGIVLDSDAGMEYQETLDKVNKILPVLSQHR, from the coding sequence GTGAATAAAACTCCCCTTAGTCCACAGCTGGATCTGCCCCGTCTTTTCAGTCATTACAGTGCAAGGCCCTGGGCCATGTTACTGGACTCCGCCGGCACCACACACGTCAACGGCGAGTTTGACCTGATGCTGGCAGAGCCTCTGGCCTGGGTCATCACTAAAGGCGAAATCAGCGAGGTTCATCGCCATGACCAATGCATCAGCAGCGACGCCGATCCGCTGCAACTGGTTGAGCAACTGATCGCAGAATATTTTCCACAGCCTGAACAGGCAACTCTGAGCGACTTTCCCTTTAGTTGCGGTGCCGCCGGGTATTTTGCCTATGATTTAGGCCGACGTTTTGAGTCCCTACCGGTCACGGCAGAAGCAGATATTCAGGCCCCGGAGATGGCGGTAGGGATCTACAGCTGGGCCGTGGTCAAATCCCGCCAGAGTGGCGAAAGCTGGTTGCTGAGTCACCCAGACTACCCAGCTCCTGACGCCACGCTGCTTAGTCAGCAGGCCAGTCAGGCAGGCTCCAACAACCAGGCTTTCAGTCTGACCAGCCCCTGGCAGGCGAATATGACAGAAGATGAATACTGCCAGAAACTGCGCCGCATTCACGAATACCTGCTGGCCGGTGACTGTTATCAGGTCAATCTTGCCCAGCGTTTTACTGCAGGTTACAAGGGGGACGAGTGGCAGGCCTATCAGAAATTGCGCGAGGCCAATCAGGCGCCCTTCTCTGCCTTTATAAGGTTAGAAAACGCCTGTGTAATGAGCATTTCGCCGGAGCGGTTTTTATCAGTGCAGGATGGCAAAGTACAAACCAAGCCGATTAAAGGAACCCGGCCACGCAGCCTTGATCAAAAAGAAGACAAGGCCCTGGCCGAAGCGCTGGCCACCTCGGAGAAAGATCGTGCAGAAAACCTGATGATCGTCGACCTTCTGCGCAACGATATCAGCAAACATTGCCAAAGCGGCAGCGTAAAGGTACCGCAGTTGTTTGCAATAGAAAGTTTTCCGGCTGTGCACCATCTGGTGTCAACAGTAGAAGGCCGCCTGAAGAGTGATTCCAGCCCGCTGGATCTGTTACGTGGTGCCTTTCCCGGCGGCTCAATTACCGGCGCACCTAAAATACGCGCGATGGAAATTATTGAAGAACTGGAGCCGCACCGGCGCAGTATCTACTGTGGTAGCATAGGGTATCTGTCCGCCGATGGTCGTATGGATACCAGTATCTGTATCCGTACTCTGTTATGTGAAAATCACCAACTCCATTGCTGGGCCGGTGGTGGTATCGTACTGGACTCCGATGCCGGGATGGAATATCAGGAAACCCTCGATAAGGTAAATAAGATTTTGCCTGTGCTGTCGCAGCACAGATAA
- a CDS encoding CoA pyrophosphatase — protein sequence MDKTEFLHQFYNVRQVCYESDYPLSKPGYPAAVLMPLINREQMTMLFTRRASHLRHHGGQVSFPGGRMEIEDSNLLEAALRETEEEIGINSEQVDIIGQLGRYRTISGFEVTPYIGIIEPPLKLKRDHNEVASIFEVPLSYLMDKRNHLVHYANRNGQPHPIYFIHWQQQHIWGATAAFVRNLSNHLGE from the coding sequence ATGGATAAGACAGAGTTTTTACATCAATTTTATAATGTCAGACAGGTTTGCTACGAATCGGATTATCCGCTGAGTAAGCCGGGCTATCCGGCAGCCGTACTTATGCCCCTGATCAACAGAGAGCAGATGACCATGCTGTTTACCCGCCGTGCCAGCCATTTACGCCACCATGGCGGCCAGGTCAGTTTTCCCGGTGGTCGCATGGAAATAGAAGATAGCAATCTGCTGGAAGCGGCGTTAAGGGAAACCGAAGAAGAAATAGGCATCAACAGCGAACAGGTTGATATTATCGGCCAGTTGGGGCGCTATCGCACCATCAGCGGATTTGAGGTCACGCCCTATATCGGCATTATTGAGCCGCCCCTGAAACTGAAACGGGATCACAATGAGGTGGCGTCTATATTTGAGGTGCCGCTGAGTTACCTGATGGATAAGCGGAATCATCTGGTTCATTATGCCAATCGTAACGGCCAGCCCCACCCCATCTACTTTATTCACTGGCAGCAACAACATATCTGGGGGGCCACGGCGGCCTTTGTGCGTAATCTTTCTAATCATTTGGGTGAGTGA
- a CDS encoding L-serine ammonia-lyase — protein MISVFDMFSIGIGPSSSHTVGPMRAAKAFIEELKSRDLFAQTDRVKVELCGSLGQTGKGHGTGKAVILGLLGHDPETVDVDRVEQMLSEIEQSQKLNLNGEKLIKFPREGAIVFHRRKTLKLHSNGLSFFAKQGDELLFSQTYYSIGGGFIIKEEDFEDEKATALKHAEKPVPYPFETAAELLGHCKETGMRISTLMLKNEQVFQSEQEIRAKLWHIWKVMDACIEKGKQTEGILPGGLKVRRRAPDLYRKLQSEKSADPMAAMDWVNLFALAVNEENAAGSRVVTAPTNGAAGIIPAVLCYFDKFVRPVDEDTAVRYLLTAAAIGILYKKNASISGAEVGCQGEVGVACSMAAGALAEIMGGSVNSVENAAEIGMEHNLGLTCDPVGGLVQVPCIERNAMGAIKAINAARLALRGSGEHKVSLDKVIKTMWDTGNDMKSKYKETARGGLAVNIIEC, from the coding sequence ATGATCAGCGTATTTGACATGTTCAGCATCGGCATCGGCCCCTCCAGTTCCCATACCGTAGGTCCAATGCGTGCCGCGAAGGCCTTTATTGAGGAACTTAAAAGCCGGGATCTGTTCGCACAAACCGACAGGGTCAAAGTGGAACTCTGTGGCTCCCTGGGACAAACAGGTAAAGGTCACGGCACCGGCAAAGCCGTTATTCTCGGCTTACTCGGCCATGATCCGGAAACCGTCGATGTGGACAGGGTTGAACAGATGCTCAGTGAAATTGAGCAAAGCCAGAAGCTTAATCTTAACGGCGAAAAGCTGATTAAGTTTCCCCGTGAAGGCGCCATTGTCTTTCATCGCCGCAAAACCCTTAAACTGCATTCCAATGGCCTGAGCTTTTTCGCCAAACAAGGGGATGAACTGCTTTTCAGTCAGACTTACTACTCCATAGGCGGCGGTTTTATTATCAAAGAAGAAGACTTTGAGGATGAAAAAGCCACCGCACTCAAACATGCTGAAAAGCCCGTGCCCTACCCTTTTGAAACCGCCGCGGAGTTACTGGGTCATTGTAAAGAAACAGGTATGCGCATCAGCACCCTGATGCTTAAAAATGAACAGGTTTTTCAGTCAGAGCAGGAAATCCGCGCCAAGCTCTGGCATATCTGGAAAGTCATGGATGCGTGTATCGAAAAAGGCAAACAGACCGAGGGGATCCTGCCGGGTGGTCTGAAAGTCAGACGCCGGGCACCGGATCTGTATCGTAAGCTGCAAAGTGAAAAAAGCGCCGATCCAATGGCGGCCATGGACTGGGTAAACCTGTTTGCCCTGGCAGTGAACGAAGAAAATGCCGCCGGCAGCAGAGTTGTAACCGCCCCCACAAACGGAGCGGCCGGAATTATCCCGGCAGTGCTGTGTTATTTCGATAAATTTGTGCGCCCTGTTGATGAGGATACTGCAGTACGCTACCTGCTGACTGCGGCAGCTATTGGCATTTTATACAAGAAGAATGCCTCGATTTCCGGTGCCGAAGTCGGCTGCCAGGGGGAAGTGGGCGTGGCCTGTTCCATGGCAGCAGGGGCCCTTGCAGAGATTATGGGCGGCAGTGTGAATTCGGTAGAAAATGCCGCCGAAATCGGCATGGAACATAACCTGGGTTTAACCTGCGATCCAGTAGGCGGCCTGGTACAGGTACCCTGTATCGAACGTAACGCCATGGGTGCGATCAAAGCCATTAACGCTGCCCGCCTGGCCCTGCGCGGCTCCGGTGAACACAAGGTGTCACTGGATAAGGTGATAAAAACCATGTGGGACACCGGCAACGATATGAAATCGAAGTACA